In one window of Lynx canadensis isolate LIC74 chromosome B3, mLynCan4.pri.v2, whole genome shotgun sequence DNA:
- the CSK gene encoding tyrosine-protein kinase CSK, with the protein MSAIQAAWPSGTECIAKYNFHGTAEQDLPFCKGDVLTIVAVTKDPNWYKAKNKVGREGIIPANYVQKREGVKAGTKLSLMPWFHGKITREQAERLLCPPETGLFLVRESTNYPGDYTLCVSCDGKVEHYRIMYHASKLSIDEEVYFENLMQLVEHYTSDADGLCTRLIKPKVMEGTVAAQDEFFRSGWALNMKDLKLLQTIGKGEFGDVMLGDYRGNKVAVKCIKNDATAQAFLAEASVMTQLRHSNLVQLLGVIVEEKGGLYIVTEYMAKGSLVDYLRSRGRSVLGGDCLLKFSLDVCEAMEYLEGNNFVHRDLAARNVLVSEDNVAKVSDFGLTKEASSTQDTGKLPVKWTAPEALREKKFSTKSDVWSFGILLWEIYSFGRVPYPRIPLKDVVPRVEKGYKMDAPDGCPPAVYEVMKSCWHLDAATRPSFLQLREQLEHIKTHELHL; encoded by the exons ATGTCAGCAATACAG GCCGCCTGGCCGTCCGGTACAGAATGTATTGCCAAGTACAACTTCCACGGCACTGCCGAGCAGGACCTTCCCTTCTGCAAAGGAGACGTGCTCACCATTGTGGCCGTCACCAAG GACCCAAACTGGTACAAAGCCAAGAACAAGGTGGGCCGTGAGGGCATCATCCCAGCCAACTACGTCCAGAAGCGGGAGGGTGTGAAGGCAGGCACCAAGCTCAGCCTCATGCC CTGGTTCCATGGCAAGATCACACGGGAGCAGGCAGAGCGGCTGCTGTGCCCACCGGAGACAGGTCTGTTCCTGGTGCGGGAGAGCACCAACTACCCCGGGGACTACACGCTGTGCGTGAGCTGTGACGGCAAGGTGGAGCACTACCGCATCATGTACCACGCCAGCAAGCTGAGCATTGACGAGGAGGTGTACTTCGAGAATCTCATGCAGCTGGTGGAG CACTACACCTCAGACGCAGATGGACTCTGTACTCGTCTCATCAAGCCAAAAGTCATGGAGGGCACGGTGGCAGCCCAGGATGAGTTCTTCCGCA gCGGCTGGGCACTGAACATGAAGGACCTGAAGCTGCTCCAGACCATTGGGAAGGGGGAGTTTGGAG ATGTGATGCTCGGTGATTACCGAGGGAACAAAGTTGCTGTCAAGTGCATTAAAAACGACGCCACCGCCCAGGCCTTCCTGGCTGAAGCCTCGGTCATGAC GCAACTTCGGCATAGCAACCTGGTACAGCTCCTGGGCGTGATCGTGGAAGAGAAGGGCGGGCTCTACATCGTCACTGAGTATATGGCCAAG GGAAGCCTAGTGGACTATCTGAGGTCGAGAGGTCGGTCGGTGCTGGGCGGAGACTGTCTCCTCAAGTTCTCACT AGATGTCTGTGAGGCCATGGAATACCTGGAGGGCAACAACTTCGTGCACCGGGATCTGGCTGCCCGCAACGTGCTGGTGTCTGAGGACAACGTGGCCAAGGTCAGCGACTTTGGCCTCACCAAGGAGGCCTCCAGCACCCAGGACACGGGCAAGCTACCAGTCAAGTGGACAGCCCCAGAGGCCCTGAGAGAGAAG AAATTCTCCACGAAGTCTGACGTGTGGAGCTTCGGAATCCTTCTCTGGGAAATCTACTCCTTTGGGCGAGTGCCTTACCCAAGAATT CCCCTGAAGGACGTCGTCCCTCGGGTGGAGAAGGGCTACAAGATGGACGCCCCGGACGGCTGCCCGCCCGCGGTCTACGAGGTCATGAAGAGCTGCTGGCACCTGGACGCCGCCACGCGGCCCTCCTTCCTGCAGCTCCGGGAGCAGCTCGAGCACATCAAAACCCATGAGCTGCACCTGTGA